The nucleotide window ATTGCAGAAAGACTAAGAGAATGCAGAGAAAATAATGGAATAAAGCAACATTATATGGCTATGTATACTAGTATTTTTGGTGGAATTACTACTGATCCTGCAGCTAAGGTGAACCGTAAAGAAGGTCAATTTGCTGATAAAGAGTGTGACACATCTCATACTGCTTCTGTAATTAATGGGTGAGCttatgaagcatctaagatttAGAAGCTAactaattaatgatttctttttcattcatttgtaTCATGAATCAAATGACAAATAGTTATGATACTTTTCAAAGTTTTAACTATTAACActgtttttatattcaattgATGTGCAATTTTTTTACCATTTGTTTCAGTTATTTACACTAACACATGTTTTCATGTGAAATGTTCTTCACACTAAATTCCATTTTATTGCTGAGTTAGCTtctttacattttattatttcagATTCCCGTATGAGTTAGAGCACCGATATTTCGATCGCTTGTCGTTTGAACTCTCAACCATGACAAACACCCTCATTAAATTCAGCTTACCATTGTTAACTGGCTGCACTATGCCTGCCAATGTAATAATGTCGTTGATTTGGATGAAGTTGATGGAATTTGCCATGATGAAAACCATACTCACTGCTCTTTTCAAGATGGAAACTGAAGAAAACCGGGCATTTGTGGGGATTTGGTCGGAAGGTGAACAATATGTTGACAAACAAATTAAGACGAATTCCCAGTCCCATATATTCATGGCCAGGGAGCTGTTGTCATCTCATTTTGAGAATATCCTCAGTAGTTGTACAACAAAAATGTCAGCTCTGGTTGCACAACTTGGAAGAATTAAACTAGTGAATACCTCGTTAGAGACATGGAACAATGAAGGTGAGGTGATGCTTATGGGCAATAGAATTCCTCGGGATCCTGTCTTGCCTAGCGAGAATGATGATAATATTAGTGAAGGTAAgcttgtttatatatttttcgtGTTTCCATTTCCCTTTGAATTAGTTTCATTGCATATTTACTCACACGCACAATTGTCTAGATTATATTCATGTTCCTCGAATAGAGTACAATGCGAGAAATGCCATTACATATGTGATTAGAAGTTGGTTAGTATTAATGTTGCAAATCGACTTCTTTATGAATGATCACTCAGTGATGCTGTTGTTGCAATCTCTAGTATGAGTAAGCTGGAAGTGATTACCTATAGCTCTTGCAGGTGAAGACATTGCTATGGCTCGATCAGAATATGATGTAGAatatgatgatgacgatgattgtgaggatgacgatgatgatgatgaggaggatgattgcgaggatgaggatgatgatgatgatgaagatgatgatgattgtgAGGATGAGGATGACGATGATGACG belongs to Dioscorea cayenensis subsp. rotundata cultivar TDr96_F1 chromosome 17, TDr96_F1_v2_PseudoChromosome.rev07_lg8_w22 25.fasta, whole genome shotgun sequence and includes:
- the LOC120280272 gene encoding D-amino-acid transaminase, chloroplastic-like isoform X1, whose protein sequence is MASSLPFMRDAIVQRNAFLHEAFPSVPFPPGDARKRLGFGLAMDHCKRFLGLRAVRILDWNDGIMPFDDPALSNFKIAERLRECRENNGIKQHYMAMYTSIFGGITTDPAAKVNRKEGQFADKECDTSHTASVINGFPYELEHRYFDRLSFELSTMTNTLIKFSLPLLTGCTMPANVIMSLIWMKLMEFAMMKTILTALFKMETEENRAFVGIWSEGEQYVDKQIKTNSQSHIFMARELLSSHFENILSSCTTKMSALVAQLGRIKLVNTSLETWNNEGEVMLMGNRIPRDPVLPSENDDNISEALAGEDIAMARSEYDVEYDDDDDCEDDDDDDEEDDCEDEDDDDDEDDDDCEDEDDDDDDDDDECECEDEDDDDDDDEEDCVSLVPESLYKPNWSQSESSQVHSVAPSK
- the LOC120280272 gene encoding D-amino-acid transaminase, chloroplastic-like isoform X2, translated to MASSLPFMRDAIVQRNAFLHEAFPSVPFPPGDARKRLGFGLAMDHCKRFLGLRAVRILDWNDGIMPFDDPALSNFKIAERLRECRENNGIKQHYMAMYTSIFGGITTDPAAKVNRKEGQFADKECDTSHTASVINGFPYELEHRYFDRLSFELSTMTNTLIKFSLPLLTGCTMPANVIMSLIWMKLMEFAMMKTILTALFKMETEENRAFVGIWSEGEQYVDKQIKTNSQSHIFMARELLSSHFENILSSCTTKMSALVAQLGRIKLVNTSLETWNNEGEVMLMGNRIPRDPVLPSENDDNISEGEDIAMARSEYDVEYDDDDDCEDDDDDDEEDDCEDEDDDDDEDDDDCEDEDDDDDDDDDECECEDEDDDDDDDEEDCVSLVPESLYKPNWSQSESSQVHSVAPSK